In the genome of Sinobacterium caligoides, one region contains:
- a CDS encoding polysaccharide biosynthesis protein: MNQLHFIWSMPRIYKRMVSVVIDSMFIALAFWGAYWARLGSVGGLESSTWVVYFATTVVTLIAFTKLGLYRAILRYLTFHALFVISIGTLVSLLSLTFFAFYFEIYIPRTVPIIYGAFLCLLCGGSRLVVRVLFSKAFEGNGDSVVIYGAGSSGRLLSMALRGSDVYRVRAFIDSDKTLKGTVIQGVRVFGVADLEAVIRSKNVRKVLLALPRASRMERKAIIDGLVHLSVEVLTVPRMIDIVSGKAKIDELRDVSIEDLLGRDPVQPQQALIEANVRGKVVMVTGAGGSIGSELCRQIIRQGPTSLILFELSEFAMYRVDKDLSAINTAESLGVKVVPLLGSVQKENRVFAVMQSFGVQTVYHAAAYKHVPLVEHNVVEGIRNNVFGTYFTAKAAINAGVESFVLISTDKAVRPTNVMGASKRVAELGLQALASKSPGTRFCMVRFGNVLGSSGSVIPLFKKQIAEGGPVTVTHPDIIRYFMTIPEAAQLVIQAGALGKGGDVFVLDMGEPVKISDLAKDLIQLSGLEVQSEDNPAGDIALKFTGLRPGEKLYEELLIGDSVEVTAHERIMTANESFMAYEKYVDLIDQLDHACHNFDHVKIRQLLLDSPTGFEPTSGIGDLVWQARSERQSMMDDNKGGGESGVLGSDSKEHKLQLVTSGGIKP, translated from the coding sequence ATGAATCAGCTTCACTTTATATGGTCGATGCCTCGTATATATAAGCGCATGGTCAGTGTTGTTATAGACAGTATGTTTATTGCGTTGGCGTTTTGGGGGGCCTATTGGGCTCGTCTTGGTTCGGTGGGCGGGTTAGAATCTTCGACGTGGGTGGTGTATTTTGCTACGACTGTGGTTACGTTGATTGCTTTTACGAAGCTTGGGCTCTATCGGGCGATCTTACGTTATCTGACATTTCACGCTCTGTTTGTAATTTCCATAGGAACGTTAGTTTCTCTGCTCTCGCTCACGTTCTTTGCTTTTTATTTTGAAATCTATATTCCACGTACCGTACCGATTATTTATGGCGCTTTTCTTTGCTTACTGTGTGGCGGCTCGCGCCTAGTGGTTCGAGTGCTATTTTCTAAGGCTTTTGAAGGTAATGGTGACTCCGTCGTGATATATGGTGCGGGCAGCTCTGGTCGGCTACTTTCAATGGCGCTTCGCGGTAGCGATGTATATAGAGTGAGGGCATTTATAGATAGTGATAAAACCCTTAAAGGGACTGTTATTCAGGGGGTTAGAGTCTTTGGGGTGGCTGATCTGGAGGCCGTGATACGAAGTAAGAATGTTAGAAAGGTATTGCTAGCGCTTCCTCGAGCATCAAGAATGGAGCGTAAGGCTATCATCGATGGTTTAGTGCATTTGTCGGTAGAGGTATTAACTGTGCCGCGGATGATCGATATTGTGAGTGGTAAGGCGAAGATCGACGAGCTGCGCGACGTTTCTATTGAAGACCTGCTCGGTCGCGACCCAGTGCAGCCTCAGCAGGCACTAATTGAGGCAAACGTTCGGGGTAAGGTGGTGATGGTTACCGGGGCTGGAGGCTCTATCGGCTCTGAGCTTTGTCGGCAAATCATTCGCCAAGGACCTACCTCGTTAATATTGTTTGAGTTATCAGAGTTTGCTATGTACAGGGTTGATAAGGATTTATCAGCGATTAATACGGCTGAATCACTCGGTGTTAAGGTGGTCCCGTTGCTAGGCTCGGTGCAGAAGGAGAATAGAGTTTTTGCGGTAATGCAGTCTTTTGGGGTGCAGACGGTTTATCATGCTGCGGCCTATAAACATGTGCCGTTAGTGGAGCACAACGTAGTGGAAGGAATCCGCAATAATGTATTTGGTACTTATTTTACGGCAAAGGCGGCGATCAATGCGGGTGTAGAGTCTTTTGTTTTGATCTCTACCGACAAGGCGGTGCGGCCCACCAACGTGATGGGGGCGAGTAAGCGGGTTGCCGAGTTGGGGCTGCAGGCGCTAGCGAGCAAAAGCCCGGGCACGCGCTTCTGTATGGTGCGTTTCGGAAACGTACTCGGCTCTTCGGGCTCTGTTATCCCCTTGTTCAAGAAACAGATTGCGGAGGGCGGGCCGGTCACTGTCACCCACCCCGATATCATTCGCTACTTTATGACCATCCCCGAAGCAGCGCAATTGGTGATTCAAGCTGGCGCTCTTGGTAAAGGTGGTGATGTGTTTGTTCTCGATATGGGGGAGCCGGTGAAAATCTCCGATCTCGCTAAAGATTTGATTCAGCTTTCTGGGCTTGAGGTTCAGTCGGAGGATAACCCTGCTGGTGATATTGCCCTGAAGTTCACTGGTTTGAGGCCGGGTGAAAAGCTTTACGAGGAACTTCTTATTGGCGATAGCGTTGAGGTGACAGCTCATGAGCGCATTATGACAGCGAATGAGTCCTTTATGGCTTACGAGAAGTATGTGGATTTAATTGATCAGCTAGATCATGCCTGTCATAACTTTGATCATGTTAAAATCCGTCAACTATTGCTCGATAGTCCTACCGGCTTTGAGCCAACCTCCGGCATCGGTGACCTGGTGTGGCAGGCCCGCTCAGAGCGGCAATCGATGATGGATGATAACAAGGGGGGCGGCGAGAGTGGCGTGCTGGGCTCGGATAGTAAAGAGCATAAGTTGCAGTTAGTTACTTCGGGGGGCATTAAGCCCTAG
- a CDS encoding polysaccharide deacetylase family protein, whose amino-acid sequence MEPIMFHYFHDNNNYKKVDGSLSAEQLEEIITNDVYKVISADEWLARYDSGTLAENETCLTFDDGIAEQYDIAVPILDKHNIKGIFNICTFFFTGDEDRFEIQRHFRNNYFNNVNDFYREYFNNAKLLSEKEYEDVCQKVNFDEYLAHAKFYTKEDRKFRYFRDVAFKEKHFLIVDQMMRDLMIDKDSLSKKLWISQAQISTMSKKHLIGIHSHEHPTTIDLWSQQQQQQSYQRNKEILERMINQDITVCAYPCGKNNKETFAVMDRLKIKHAMIASTTTQLGKTPYLIPRIDSTDFYKLLESKK is encoded by the coding sequence ATGGAACCAATTATGTTTCACTACTTTCATGACAACAACAACTACAAGAAAGTAGACGGCTCCCTTAGCGCTGAGCAACTAGAAGAAATAATTACCAATGATGTATACAAGGTAATATCCGCTGACGAATGGCTCGCCAGATACGACTCGGGAACTCTAGCTGAAAACGAGACCTGTTTAACCTTCGATGACGGAATTGCAGAACAATACGACATAGCTGTCCCTATTCTTGACAAACACAACATCAAAGGCATTTTTAACATTTGCACTTTCTTTTTCACTGGCGACGAAGACAGGTTTGAAATTCAGAGACACTTCAGAAACAATTATTTTAATAATGTAAATGATTTTTATAGAGAGTATTTCAACAACGCTAAACTATTATCCGAAAAAGAATATGAAGATGTATGCCAAAAAGTTAACTTTGATGAGTATTTAGCACACGCAAAATTCTACACTAAAGAAGATCGAAAATTTCGATATTTTCGCGACGTAGCCTTTAAAGAAAAGCATTTTTTGATCGTTGATCAAATGATGCGGGACCTCATGATCGACAAAGATAGTCTCAGTAAAAAACTATGGATAAGCCAAGCTCAAATTTCAACAATGAGCAAAAAGCACCTGATTGGCATACATTCACATGAGCACCCCACCACTATAGATTTGTGGAGCCAACAACAACAGCAGCAAAGCTATCAGCGTAACAAAGAAATTTTAGAAAGAATGATCAACCAGGACATAACTGTCTGCGCCTATCCATGCGGAAAAAACAACAAAGAGACATTCGCTGTAATGGACAGACTTAAAATAAAGCACGCAATGATAGCCAGCACGACCACACAGCTCGGCAAGACCCCCTACTTGATACCTAGAATTGACAGCACAGATTTCTATAAATTACTTGAGTCAAAAAAATGA
- a CDS encoding biotin/lipoyl-containing protein: MKLLAEIYAPTEVINDEFVIIQSIDCHDREEVKKGQDIIQLETSKSVVSVEAPIDGFIELLCRADDEVEVGGVIAKIWSSAKPSSKTKTSQDKTSESKAAVTSLKAKEYIAAKNLDISDLAHDGLISLDMVRAYNNAPKEIELKTIIRNVKPNHLNIIFIGTGLHADTLHTIITAQKSQHVNIVGIITHDANIVGNKQHESIVIGTEQQCTPSFWAALISHNIHVAIGYSFKDKRVCKARERIITSAEDAGVSWHNIQHRSALIEHTANTGKGTQIAQGAIIGNNVNIGTGCIINSGVIISHDCNIGDNTHIAPGAVLGGNVNIGKNCLIGMNSTVFADVKIPDDTFIANMENINTKDKF; this comes from the coding sequence ATGAAATTACTAGCAGAAATCTACGCACCTACCGAAGTCATCAACGATGAATTTGTAATTATTCAATCGATTGACTGTCACGATAGAGAAGAGGTTAAAAAGGGGCAGGACATAATTCAACTAGAAACATCTAAATCCGTTGTCTCCGTTGAGGCCCCCATCGATGGATTTATTGAGTTACTATGCAGAGCTGATGACGAAGTAGAAGTTGGTGGTGTTATCGCTAAAATATGGTCCAGCGCCAAACCATCGAGCAAAACAAAAACATCACAAGATAAAACAAGTGAAAGTAAAGCAGCCGTAACATCTTTGAAAGCAAAAGAATATATAGCAGCTAAAAATCTCGATATAAGTGATTTGGCGCATGATGGGCTTATAAGCCTAGACATGGTCAGAGCCTACAACAACGCCCCCAAAGAGATCGAACTAAAGACAATAATCCGCAACGTTAAACCCAATCACCTCAACATCATCTTTATAGGAACCGGCTTACACGCAGATACATTGCACACCATAATTACAGCCCAGAAGTCACAACACGTAAACATCGTAGGGATCATCACCCATGATGCTAACATAGTTGGCAACAAGCAACATGAAAGTATCGTTATCGGCACCGAGCAGCAATGCACGCCTTCATTCTGGGCAGCACTAATTAGCCATAATATCCATGTTGCTATAGGCTATAGCTTCAAAGATAAGCGTGTATGCAAAGCCCGAGAGCGCATTATCACATCAGCAGAAGATGCTGGAGTAAGCTGGCACAACATTCAGCATCGTAGCGCACTTATAGAACATACGGCAAATACTGGCAAGGGGACCCAGATAGCACAAGGGGCTATCATAGGTAACAATGTCAATATTGGTACTGGCTGCATAATAAATTCCGGTGTAATAATAAGCCATGACTGCAACATCGGTGATAACACACATATCGCACCTGGCGCAGTTCTTGGCGGCAATGTAAATATAGGCAAAAACTGTCTCATAGGCATGAATAGCACCGTCTTTGCTGACGTAAAGATTCCAGACGACACCTTCATTGCCAACATGGAAAACATTAATACAAAAGATAAATTTTAA
- a CDS encoding NAD-dependent epimerase/dehydratase family protein has protein sequence MRALIIGAGGFIGTALCRKMHENDKDFVAHYRTRKGGVSNCIIGSISILEGSFDWANMLGQVGCVIYCAGNNGATPSLCHQANVVDPLALTRKAIECGVDRFIYLSSAKVFGDVSQSLAFSVRVNNLSPVEEYAQSKVDAERALMAAVAGTSMELVIIRPPMVYGAGSKGGVTALANIAKKGIPLPFASVNNRRSVIHVDRLCDFIVHCINHPRAAEQPWLVSDGVDRSLPELIRHISQPSKPRLLPFPPSLLNKVLCLMGKKRRADSLFADFQIDIQDTVDILGWDPLSVDCGGF, from the coding sequence TTGAGGGCTTTAATTATTGGTGCAGGGGGCTTTATTGGTACTGCTCTTTGCAGAAAAATGCATGAAAACGACAAGGATTTTGTAGCTCATTATAGAACGCGAAAGGGTGGTGTAAGTAATTGTATTATCGGGTCAATTTCCATTCTAGAGGGCTCGTTTGATTGGGCGAATATGCTAGGGCAGGTGGGGTGTGTTATCTATTGTGCCGGAAACAATGGCGCCACCCCATCGTTATGTCATCAAGCGAATGTTGTGGACCCGTTAGCGCTTACTCGCAAGGCGATTGAGTGTGGGGTAGACCGCTTTATTTATCTCAGTTCCGCTAAGGTGTTTGGTGATGTTAGTCAATCACTCGCGTTTAGTGTTAGGGTTAATAATCTTTCACCTGTAGAAGAGTATGCTCAGTCTAAAGTTGACGCAGAGAGAGCTCTCATGGCAGCGGTGGCAGGTACGAGCATGGAGCTCGTTATTATTCGCCCCCCCATGGTCTATGGAGCAGGGTCAAAGGGTGGGGTAACGGCCCTAGCAAATATAGCCAAAAAAGGCATCCCCCTTCCTTTTGCCAGTGTTAATAATAGGCGTAGCGTGATCCACGTCGATCGTCTATGTGACTTCATTGTTCACTGTATCAATCACCCGCGTGCGGCCGAGCAGCCTTGGTTGGTTTCGGATGGTGTTGACCGCTCGTTGCCGGAGCTTATTCGTCATATCAGCCAGCCAAGTAAGCCTAGGCTACTGCCTTTTCCTCCGTCATTATTGAATAAGGTGCTTTGCCTGATGGGCAAGAAGAGGCGGGCTGATAGTTTGTTTGCGGATTTCCAGATAGATATTCAAGATACGGTTGATATATTAGGTTGGGATCCGTTGTCGGTAGATTGCGGTGGCTTCTAA
- a CDS encoding dehydrogenase E1 component subunit alpha/beta, with product MNLNTLKEALLIRRTEEKLLELFSQGKLNGTVHTCIGEEMSAIAFAGQLKKDDFIFSNHRCHGHYLAYTKDTKGLLAELMGRKDGTCAGVGSSQHLCEGNFYSNGIQGGIVPVAAGMALANKLKGNNNIGAVFIGDGTLGQGVIYETMNMASNWDVPLVIICEDNGYAQTTIKDTSFSGDLRKRAEGFGLSYKEGSTWEYEELIDQAEKTFSEVRETHKPVFFHVKTYRLASHSKGDDTRSESVIAPFRKIDPINVFAANNPAEYSSILSEVDDEIQKVLSSISDEELTLDEYLNNTNSSLTRSDYEWTDIKPSSLRLVERLNKSLKKCMDDENSIFIGEDVLSPYGGAFKVAADLSTDYPQRVFSTPISEAGLIGMSNGLALAGMKPYAEIMFGDFILLALDQIINHASKFYHMYNKQVTCPIVIRTPMGGGRGYGPTHSQTLDKFMLGIDNVKLVAINKFLDTDAIYQPVHKESHPVIVIENKIDYGSTLLSKPKLGFSYQQSSHTYPVVKIAPKSIKPTITIVAYGGAAGVAEDILLPLFKEHEIVAEIIVPSLISPLDISPIIKSAAKTGYLFVMEENSKTGGFGSEVVAKLQETDADNKIECCRISSVQCPIPSIKNLETEALLNSQTAITTILSRVQQ from the coding sequence ATGAATTTGAACACACTTAAAGAAGCTTTGTTAATAAGGCGCACAGAGGAAAAGTTACTAGAACTTTTCAGCCAAGGAAAACTAAACGGCACCGTTCACACATGCATTGGCGAAGAGATGTCTGCGATCGCCTTCGCAGGCCAGCTTAAAAAAGATGACTTTATATTTTCTAATCATCGCTGCCATGGCCACTATTTAGCCTACACCAAAGACACCAAAGGCTTGTTGGCAGAGCTAATGGGCCGAAAGGATGGCACTTGCGCAGGGGTTGGTAGCAGTCAGCACCTATGCGAAGGAAACTTTTACTCCAACGGCATCCAAGGCGGCATTGTACCCGTGGCTGCAGGCATGGCTCTGGCGAACAAGCTAAAGGGTAACAATAATATTGGAGCCGTTTTCATTGGCGATGGTACCTTAGGGCAAGGTGTTATTTACGAAACAATGAACATGGCGTCCAACTGGGATGTTCCACTAGTTATCATTTGCGAAGATAATGGTTACGCACAAACCACCATCAAGGACACCAGCTTCTCTGGCGATTTACGAAAAAGAGCCGAAGGGTTTGGCCTGAGCTACAAAGAAGGAAGCACGTGGGAATACGAGGAGCTAATTGATCAGGCAGAAAAAACATTCTCAGAGGTCCGCGAAACACATAAACCAGTATTTTTCCACGTCAAAACATACCGACTCGCCTCACACTCAAAGGGTGATGATACAAGAAGCGAATCCGTAATAGCTCCGTTTAGAAAAATAGACCCGATAAACGTTTTCGCGGCTAACAACCCCGCGGAATATAGCAGCATTCTTAGTGAGGTGGACGATGAAATACAAAAGGTATTATCCTCAATAAGTGATGAAGAGCTCACCCTGGACGAGTATTTAAACAACACCAACAGCTCACTTACTAGAAGCGACTACGAGTGGACTGACATAAAACCAAGCAGCCTGCGCCTTGTTGAGAGGCTGAACAAAAGCCTAAAAAAATGCATGGATGACGAGAACAGCATATTTATTGGCGAGGACGTCTTATCTCCATATGGTGGAGCATTTAAAGTGGCTGCCGACTTGTCGACTGATTATCCTCAGCGGGTTTTTAGCACACCTATTAGCGAAGCAGGATTGATAGGCATGTCTAATGGCTTAGCCCTTGCTGGAATGAAGCCCTATGCAGAAATAATGTTCGGTGACTTTATACTGCTAGCTCTCGATCAGATCATCAATCATGCATCAAAGTTCTATCACATGTATAACAAGCAAGTGACTTGCCCTATTGTTATTAGAACACCCATGGGCGGTGGGCGTGGTTATGGCCCAACTCACTCGCAAACCCTCGATAAGTTCATGCTAGGAATAGATAACGTAAAGCTTGTTGCGATTAATAAATTTTTAGATACCGACGCTATCTATCAGCCTGTACACAAAGAGTCGCACCCGGTAATTGTTATTGAAAACAAGATCGACTATGGTAGCACCCTTCTCAGCAAGCCTAAGCTAGGCTTTAGCTACCAACAAAGTAGCCACACCTATCCCGTCGTTAAAATAGCGCCAAAGAGCATTAAGCCAACCATCACTATAGTGGCCTATGGTGGCGCAGCAGGAGTGGCTGAGGACATTTTATTGCCGCTTTTCAAAGAGCATGAGATTGTTGCTGAGATTATAGTGCCGTCACTCATATCCCCTCTTGATATATCACCCATTATAAAATCAGCAGCCAAAACTGGCTACTTATTCGTCATGGAAGAAAACAGTAAAACAGGTGGCTTCGGTAGCGAAGTTGTTGCCAAACTACAGGAAACCGACGCAGACAATAAAATAGAGTGCTGCAGGATTAGCTCAGTTCAATGCCCTATTCCATCGATAAAAAATCTAGAGACAGAGGCCCTGCTTAATAGCCAAACGGCCATCACAACAATCCTAAGCAGAGTTCAACAATGA
- a CDS encoding ABC transporter permease yields MAIKEFCYLIYTKARLNVKAENSLNKLSYAWLLIEPLLFMGVYYIVFGILLHSKTDNFVIYLLTGLVPWLWFNKSINRSSMSIVAGKPISSQVPISKSFFVLVSCTQEFIRQTIAIAMLLITVVGFGYLPNKSWLWLPIVILLQFIFTIGCSLLLAFIVTYIRDVHLMLSSCTRILMYVSGIIYPISKVPETYQWVFDINPIANMIILYRQILIEQVSPSTYSLIYLLISAVSLIALSIALYISKDQSMTREVMR; encoded by the coding sequence ATGGCTATAAAAGAATTCTGCTATCTCATATATACGAAAGCTAGGCTAAATGTTAAAGCCGAAAACAGCTTAAACAAACTAAGCTATGCATGGCTCTTAATCGAACCACTGCTATTTATGGGTGTTTATTACATTGTATTTGGCATACTACTGCACTCAAAGACTGATAATTTTGTTATTTATCTTTTAACAGGGCTAGTCCCCTGGCTGTGGTTTAACAAATCAATCAATAGATCATCAATGTCAATCGTAGCGGGAAAGCCCATCTCAAGCCAAGTCCCAATATCTAAGTCTTTTTTTGTACTTGTCAGCTGCACGCAAGAATTTATACGCCAGACTATTGCTATAGCCATGCTATTAATAACTGTTGTAGGATTTGGTTATCTTCCTAATAAGTCTTGGCTTTGGCTCCCCATCGTTATACTACTTCAATTCATATTCACAATAGGCTGCTCATTACTACTCGCATTTATTGTTACTTATATTCGCGATGTCCACCTAATGCTATCAAGCTGCACTAGAATCTTGATGTACGTAAGCGGGATAATTTACCCGATATCAAAAGTACCCGAGACTTACCAATGGGTCTTTGATATTAACCCCATTGCAAATATGATAATTCTCTATAGGCAAATCCTTATTGAACAGGTTAGTCCATCAACATATTCACTGATATATTTGTTGATTTCAGCAGTATCATTAATTGCTTTAAGCATAGCGCTCTATATCAGCAAAGATCAGTCCATGACAAGAGAAGTGATGAGGTGA
- a CDS encoding ABC transporter ATP-binding protein → MNGSKFYEPLSDISFEIRKGETLGVIGRNGAGKSTLLRILAGVYAPDKGEIKRAANLKVSLLSLHAGFDQKLTGYDNIIFSCLLLGFSRKECLDKIDEIISMSELEGFIHQPIKTYSSGMKSKLGFSIAFQMSPDILLIDEALSVGDAKFKKKAEKLMIEKIKGGQTAVFVSHSSSQIKRICTRVIWIEDGMVKKTGDAESIIKEYDNE, encoded by the coding sequence ATGAACGGCTCAAAATTTTACGAACCACTATCAGACATATCCTTTGAAATAAGAAAAGGAGAAACTCTAGGGGTTATCGGACGAAATGGGGCCGGAAAGTCAACACTCTTAAGAATACTAGCCGGAGTGTACGCACCAGACAAGGGCGAGATTAAGAGGGCAGCAAACCTAAAAGTCAGCTTGCTATCGCTACATGCCGGGTTTGACCAAAAATTAACAGGCTACGACAACATTATTTTTTCATGCTTGCTGCTTGGCTTCAGCAGAAAGGAATGCCTTGATAAAATCGATGAAATCATATCGATGTCAGAGCTGGAGGGTTTCATACATCAACCCATAAAAACCTATTCTAGCGGCATGAAGTCTAAACTAGGTTTCTCTATCGCCTTTCAAATGTCGCCAGATATATTACTGATAGACGAAGCCCTTAGCGTTGGTGACGCCAAGTTCAAGAAGAAAGCAGAAAAATTAATGATTGAAAAAATCAAAGGTGGTCAAACAGCTGTATTTGTAAGCCACTCATCGAGCCAGATAAAACGCATCTGCACCAGGGTTATATGGATCGAAGATGGGATGGTAAAAAAGACAGGAGATGCTGAGAGCATCATAAAAGAGTATGACAATGAATAG
- a CDS encoding AAA family ATPase, with protein MVKNNYKLVWPAFLLLYAVFLSLPCFADSDVQWQSRLQQLERERFPEAGVDSALREIYRDLNQKIKALDKQGEAVEGERLQADWQQVRAILNVRAELLATGSHSAEKMLGFGPAGVRNLQLEIRAYQVLLRVISDRSRTGWQQFSADMRLSPIPLIYALVQAVLVIVLFVMWRRRIVPRLKAYSKQHSGSERPIGATLIWWYLRIRSPFEWYVFLTILLGIVSSLLFFVPMGIVTGILDWLLLGATAIYALDTLLGYGFHGARGDDEKAVLRLRSIKLVGYVVIIIGLLSSLLTSLGLVWGTIGSWFSAVFWLISLPVVAVLLRWWRPYVFKTLRRRHYRKAPLVGWALEHQSGALSLVACLLGGLFIVIYRLGIYILTLVNEQEMVRTWMAYLFRIEVARQSAKDRDLQQMKALPTEALAHFEPNVLTDYVDDSIAVDQRLELAEICRDDKPTISVVHAPRGMGRSSFLTALAKDMQGDKSVALVQTPCGDFSTLLPAIGEALGLDAAAPMRDIVNLLKEDEPRVVFLDDVQRLIKPTINGLKELDRLVRLMRHSSAAVSWVMAIETSCWRFVELARGERFIFDREITLPGWNERQIAELIEARNKAAAIDPNFSALVLPRQLNRPADSEVEAALGSYSRILWEYSKGSPGISLFLWQQSIFIGRLNDLGEPDDQSDEQVVVRLFDIPSTASIESMSVTLLLALRAIMQLEWASKEEVASCINLSSEEVIDTLRRLVSGGYLVADDGRYSVAWPWYHAITTLLTRQHLLRL; from the coding sequence ATGGTTAAAAATAATTATAAGCTGGTCTGGCCGGCATTTTTATTATTGTATGCAGTTTTCCTATCGCTACCCTGTTTTGCGGATAGCGACGTGCAGTGGCAGTCTCGGCTGCAACAGTTAGAGCGTGAGCGCTTTCCCGAGGCTGGCGTTGATAGTGCTCTGCGTGAAATCTATCGAGATTTGAATCAGAAAATTAAGGCCCTCGATAAGCAAGGTGAGGCGGTGGAGGGCGAGCGCTTACAAGCAGACTGGCAGCAGGTGAGGGCGATCTTGAATGTTCGTGCAGAGTTGTTAGCAACGGGAAGTCACTCGGCAGAGAAGATGCTGGGTTTTGGGCCTGCGGGCGTACGTAACTTGCAACTCGAAATACGTGCCTATCAGGTTCTGTTACGCGTGATTAGCGACCGTAGCCGTACTGGTTGGCAACAATTTAGCGCTGACATGCGGCTATCACCAATACCGCTGATTTATGCGTTGGTGCAGGCGGTGTTGGTTATTGTGCTATTTGTCATGTGGCGCCGTCGCATTGTGCCGCGGCTGAAGGCTTATAGTAAACAGCATTCAGGGAGTGAGCGTCCGATCGGCGCTACGTTGATCTGGTGGTATCTGCGGATACGAAGCCCATTTGAATGGTATGTGTTTTTAACAATCCTATTGGGTATCGTGTCAAGCTTGCTGTTTTTTGTGCCCATGGGGATTGTGACGGGAATACTCGATTGGTTGCTGTTGGGCGCGACGGCTATTTACGCTCTCGACACCCTACTGGGCTATGGGTTTCACGGGGCTAGGGGCGACGATGAGAAGGCGGTACTACGGCTGCGCTCAATCAAGTTGGTCGGTTATGTGGTGATCATCATAGGCCTACTGTCATCGTTGTTGACGTCGTTAGGCCTCGTATGGGGGACCATCGGCAGCTGGTTTTCCGCAGTATTTTGGCTTATTTCACTGCCTGTAGTCGCGGTGCTATTGCGTTGGTGGCGGCCCTATGTGTTCAAAACCTTGCGACGACGTCACTACCGTAAAGCCCCTTTGGTGGGTTGGGCGCTAGAGCATCAGAGTGGTGCGCTTAGCCTCGTGGCCTGCTTGCTTGGTGGGCTCTTTATTGTCATCTATCGGCTCGGTATTTATATTCTGACATTGGTGAATGAGCAGGAGATGGTGCGCACTTGGATGGCTTATCTATTTCGCATCGAGGTTGCGAGACAGTCGGCGAAAGACCGTGATCTGCAGCAGATGAAAGCGTTGCCAACGGAGGCGCTCGCACACTTCGAGCCGAATGTTTTGACGGATTATGTTGATGACAGCATTGCTGTTGATCAGCGCCTTGAGTTGGCGGAGATTTGCCGGGATGACAAGCCAACGATTAGTGTTGTGCATGCGCCGAGAGGGATGGGTCGGAGCAGTTTTCTAACGGCTCTGGCGAAGGATATGCAGGGTGATAAATCAGTGGCTCTTGTACAAACACCCTGCGGTGATTTTTCTACCTTGTTACCTGCCATTGGTGAGGCGCTAGGGCTAGATGCGGCGGCACCGATGCGTGATATTGTCAACTTGTTGAAGGAGGATGAGCCGAGAGTTGTCTTCCTAGATGACGTGCAGCGCTTGATTAAACCAACTATCAATGGTTTGAAAGAGCTCGATCGTCTCGTCCGACTGATGCGTCATAGTTCGGCGGCGGTCTCCTGGGTTATGGCGATAGAGACGTCGTGTTGGCGTTTTGTTGAGCTTGCTCGTGGCGAGCGCTTTATCTTCGATCGTGAAATCACGCTGCCAGGCTGGAATGAGCGGCAGATTGCCGAACTTATTGAGGCGAGAAATAAAGCGGCAGCTATTGACCCTAACTTCTCCGCGCTGGTACTGCCGCGTCAATTGAACCGGCCAGCGGATTCGGAGGTGGAGGCGGCGCTGGGCAGTTACTCGAGGATACTCTGGGAATACAGTAAGGGCAGCCCGGGTATCTCGCTATTTCTCTGGCAGCAATCGATTTTCATCGGTCGTTTAAACGATCTTGGCGAGCCTGATGATCAGTCCGATGAGCAGGTGGTTGTGCGCCTGTTTGATATCCCAAGCACGGCGTCGATAGAATCGATGAGTGTCACCTTGTTGTTGGCGCTGCGGGCGATCATGCAGCTTGAGTGGGCCAGTAAAGAGGAGGTAGCGAGCTGTATCAACCTCAGTAGCGAGGAGGTCATCGATACGTTACGGCGCCTGGTAAGTGGCGGCTATCTAGTGGCCGATGATGGGCGCTATAGTGTGGCTTGGCCCTGGTACCACGCAATAACAACGCTGTTGACCCGCCAGCACCTGCTGCGTTTATAG